From one Pedobacter faecalis genomic stretch:
- the msrA gene encoding peptide-methionine (S)-S-oxide reductase MsrA, with protein MRIAIILLAATMLLPFSKTKAQQNKLQKATFGNGCFWCSEAVFQRLNGVASVRSGYEGGYTANPSYEDVCTGTTGHAEVIELTYDPSKISYEELLEVFWKTHDPTTLNRQGADVGTQYRSVIFYHNAEQKRLADQYKKKLNDQKVFPNPVVTTIEKAAPFYVAENYHQNYFNKNGNAPYCKAVVLPKVQKFEKVFKAKLKQK; from the coding sequence ATGAGAATTGCGATCATACTTCTGGCGGCAACCATGCTGCTACCATTCAGTAAAACAAAGGCGCAGCAGAACAAACTGCAAAAAGCTACATTCGGAAACGGTTGTTTCTGGTGTTCGGAAGCGGTGTTTCAGCGACTGAACGGTGTGGCCTCGGTCCGCTCCGGCTATGAAGGCGGTTATACGGCCAACCCAAGCTACGAGGACGTGTGCACAGGAACGACTGGCCATGCGGAGGTGATTGAACTCACCTATGATCCCTCAAAAATAAGTTATGAGGAATTGCTGGAAGTATTTTGGAAAACGCACGACCCCACCACGCTGAACCGCCAGGGCGCCGACGTGGGCACACAGTACCGCTCCGTAATCTTTTATCATAATGCAGAACAGAAACGTTTGGCTGATCAGTACAAGAAGAAACTGAATGACCAGAAAGTCTTCCCCAACCCGGTGGTCACCACTATAGAAAAGGCGGCGCCTTTTTATGTCGCTGAAAATTACCATCAGAACTATTTCAATAAAAACGGCAACGCCCCTTACTGTAAGGCTGTGGTCCTTCCCAAGGTTCAGAAGTTTGAAAAGGTCTTCAAAGCAAAGCTGAAGCAGAAGTAA
- a CDS encoding isopenicillin N synthase family dioxygenase — translation MSASYIPSLNIELYINGSKEQRAAFSAELGRAFNDSGFVTITNHGLDQELIDRLYNNIQAMFALPVEVKRKYERSELAGQRGYTSAGKEIAKGAKTADLKEFWQIGQDDNLYLEEIPDFNEVTREVFKRLEENGKHLLRAIADYLGLSQDYFDQHVDRGNSILRGIHYFPIEDPDALPPDAVRAGAHEDINLITLLIGASADGLEVLTRDNKWLPIQAGHTDIVVNVGDMLQRLTNNKLRSTTHRVVNPPRELMKTSRYSVPFFLHPRAGMDLTCLPSCINADRPKAYSDMTAGDYLDERLREIGLKM, via the coding sequence ATGTCAGCATCCTATATACCCAGCCTCAATATCGAACTATATATTAACGGAAGCAAAGAACAGCGCGCTGCTTTTTCTGCGGAGCTTGGAAGGGCTTTCAACGATTCGGGCTTTGTTACCATCACCAATCACGGACTGGATCAGGAGCTTATCGACCGGCTCTATAACAATATCCAGGCGATGTTTGCCCTTCCGGTAGAGGTAAAGCGAAAGTATGAGCGCTCCGAACTGGCCGGGCAACGCGGTTATACCAGCGCTGGAAAGGAAATTGCCAAAGGGGCGAAGACTGCTGATCTTAAAGAATTCTGGCAGATCGGTCAGGACGACAACCTCTATCTCGAAGAGATCCCTGATTTTAACGAAGTCACCCGCGAAGTGTTTAAACGCCTGGAAGAAAATGGCAAACATCTGCTCCGGGCGATTGCAGACTATCTCGGACTGTCGCAGGATTATTTCGATCAGCATGTAGATCGGGGTAATTCTATCCTTCGCGGCATACATTATTTTCCGATTGAAGATCCGGATGCCCTGCCTCCCGATGCCGTTCGGGCAGGTGCGCATGAAGACATCAATCTAATTACCCTGCTGATCGGCGCAAGCGCCGACGGACTCGAGGTGCTTACACGTGACAATAAATGGCTGCCCATACAAGCAGGGCATACCGATATTGTGGTAAACGTTGGTGATATGCTTCAGCGGCTGACAAACAATAAGCTCCGCTCAACGACCCACCGGGTAGTGAACCCGCCGAGGGAGCTTATGAAGACCTCACGGTATTCGGTGCCCTTTTTTCTGCACCCGCGCGCGGGCATGGACCTTACCTGTCTCCCTTCATGCATTAACGCGGACAGGCCCAAAGCCTATTCCGATATGACAGCCGGCGACTACCTGGACGAGCGGTTACGCGAAATAGGGTTGAAGATGTA